ATATTTTTTAAGAAACATTACCTACCAAGCTTCCCCATCTTCTCTCCTGAAGTGGTAAGCATTTCCACGAGAAATGTTCCATGGACGAGATGATTCTCACATTGGGAGAATTTTTAGAACTAGAAACTTAAGCATTTCAGCAAACTGTGGCTCAATGCAGCTTAAAGATTTACATGACTAAATACTTCCCCCCACTTCATCTCCGTTCTACATGGAAACACCTCAAAGATGGCGTTTGACTTGGGTGCCAAGTACCAAGGATGCCAGAATTGAAATTTTCAAATTCCTGTGTGCATGAACTTTTATGTCCTTGATGGCCTTTCACATTCACCTATTGTATTCTTCTTTGGGCATGAGTTGCTAGATGTAGCTAAATACAGTACTTTCTTGGTTCCTAAGCATAACTGAAAGGCTCTTACTAACATATTCTTTATCAGAACGACAATGGTTCATCACCACTCTTCTCAATTCCACGCAGTTCGATAGCTGAAAATCCATTTACCAGCCTGCTCTTGTGCTCTTGTTTGCCTTCTTTTGGAATCTATGGCGGTAGGTCCGCTATAACTTGGTGCCAGCAACTTACAATTGAGGTAATgagatttgattttttaattgCTAATTCACCTCACAATCATACTATACcttgtatataaatatttaacatataaaatcatTGTACCTATGACTTGGTATTGCTATGAGAAAAGTAGGTTTGGGCATATTCATATATCTATGCGCACACaaatatttcattttttaatttGATACAAATGATTTACGAACATGCAGGGATAAATTTACAGTGTAATTGAAAGAATTTACACTCTTCTAAGTGGTGCATAACAATGAGGTCTCTGGTCTGAGTATGCTGTATGGGTTTCAAAGAGAATTGAATCCTGTCCACATCTACACCAAATCTCTTGGTTTTGAAAGCCAATCACCATTACATTGCAAAACttgttgtaaaaaataaaaaaagtagaaAACTAGTAAGACGAGGAAGCTTTCAGGGTAATGTTTGGCATGGTTGCAAGAGCCACAAGGGGAAAAGGATAATTTAGAACATTAAAAACAATTAAGTTGAGCAACACATAAGATGCCACGTCATGTGATCTTGGGCATATCTACAATTACAAGTCTATATTCTGATATCTATTTGGGTTGGAAGTTGCATGCCAAATTCTTGTTTGATTCATCTTCTTTTCTGGAAGGGTCTGCAGGTTGGGGGTGGGGGGGCTTGAAAATTTGATAACTTGAACCATGTATTCtgataagcatgattatgttgtTTCAGTGGCTCACAGCTGTGGAGCTTGGACTTCTGAAGGGTCGTCATCCTCTTCTTGAAGATGTGGACATTACCATTAACCTTTCAAAAGGGTTAAATTTTAAGGAAGGAAAAGCAACCAAAAATACTAAGAAAGTTGCCAAGATTTTGGATCTTAGTCCTTCAAATTCTTTAAACAGTTATAACACAAATCCTATTCATGAAATAGTTGAAGAAGGGAATACTGCTGCCAGCATGATCTTAAGACCCAAAAAGGAATTGCAGAAAAAGCATGAAGTTGAAGATAAGGGATTGCAGAATGTGGAAAATGGAGCATTGGAGCGGACTAGCTCTGTCAAGGCAGATACGGTTGAACATGAGGAAGTCAGTTCAATAGATATTGAAAATGGTGAAGTATTACAAACAGCACAAGTCATTATGAATATGCTTGATGTAACCATGCCTGGTACTCTaacagaagaaaagaagaaaaaggtaCGTACCACTTGCCAAAATTTTATGTTCCTAATCCTATTGGCtgtacatttttttttgtagcaCTAATGGCTTGTTTCTTAACAAGTACTTGTTTAGCCATTAGTACTTGTTTCTGACTGCATTTTTTTTTGGGACAGACTTTATGTTTTGTTATTGGagaaacttatttatttatttcttaaaaaaaaacttatatatttatttattattattatttttttggtgAACAAGCAAACCACAAACTCACACAAACTGTCCAACCCACACCGTCTAAactgcacattatgatttagtttTGGGTTATCCATTTCTCAAatcatcaaaaaaaaattaaaccactGAACCACCCACTAAAAATCATCAAACCACCTTTCATTATTAATTGAAATATACACCTTTTAGTTTATAAGATAATGTATAAAAATTGATATTTGAATATCTGTTCTGCAAATAGATTTTATTGAAAAATATCATGTGTAGTATTTTGTTTTGACCACATGGTTTTTCATGTATATACTATTAATAGTTTTATTTCTAGATTTTGCTTTTCTTTATATTAAAACAAATTGATATTTAATTTAATGACTAGATAATTTGCCATTTAAGTTGAAATTTAATTTCATGACCATTTCTTAAATCCTCAAAAACACAAAACTACCAAACCTTCGCACTAAAACATAAAACTTGTATGAAAGCTGGTATTTAATTCgatgactatatatatatatattttttaaaattatagtaAGTTTGTGACATGCATTTTAACTATGAGTGTGCAAATTGAGAGTGCATGTATCATTATTATTTAACTATAATGCTCTACACGCTAGTTTTTTATAGTTTAATGCTTTAGTGtttttacattattattattatatgattttattcCTTAGtatttgtattttaaatttgatataATTTatattgtcaaaaaaaaaattgatatatttTATGTGAACTAACTTTCTAAAATTTCAAATGAACATTCcttcaaaaaattaataaattcaaatAGACGTGCGTGCAGGTCAAAACTGCCATTTATTAACTGCAGTGtttgctttaattttttttcGCAAGTGTTTGCTTTGATTTAAACACTGGTATTATCTATCAAATGTGTGCAGGTCATAACTGCCATTGGTCGAGGAGAGACAATGATGACTGCTTTGCAAGGTGCTGTGCCTGAAGATGTTCGTGAAAAGCTTACAGCTGCTGTGTCTGGAATTTTGCATACCCAAGGCACACAACAAAAACTAACTGATCTCCTGAATGTTTCTCGGAGTCCCAGTGCGTCGTCAGGATTGAAGCCAAACATGGATGAAACATCAACATCAAACGGAGAAGGTTTGTCAGAGGATCATCTTTCATCAAATCAGACGAAAAAGGTAGACACTCTGTTAGATAGCTCCGCTAACAATCAACCAGGCTCACAGGCACCGTCAGGTGGAATGGAATCAGAGCTTCTTCAGTCAGATGGCTCTCAAAAGTCTGTCAATTTAGACCAATCTCAATCAGTGGGCAGTGATGGAAACAATACTAATGGTTCTCTCAAGAAGGAAACTAGTGATTCTGGAAAAAGTGACATTGGTGAAGATTCTTCCACAGGACAAGGTGTTGTAAGTTCTGAGATTGTTGGGAAGGAATTAGAAACAGACCCAATGGCTAATAGTTCCAACCATGCTGAAAAGCAAACTGAAGAAGCAAATTCTGAAGATCACAAGGACCAAAATGCGAAAACTGTTTTGGTAGATGAAAAAGAGGATAATAATGCCAAAACTGAAGAGAAATCAGAGCCTGATCAAAATAAGACGACCACATCTGGAGTGGTAAGTGAAAATGTTTCACCTTCAGTATCTTCTTCTGAGTCCCAGTCAATGGAAAAGGAAGAGAGTGATACTCAGAAGAAGGATATTAAGCTTGCTCCGGATCCATCTCAGTCAGCTCCAGAGTCTACTGCTCCAACTTTTAGTGTTTCTCAGGCCTTCGATGCCATTACTGGGATGGATGATTCCACTCAAGTGGCAGTTAATAGTATTTTTGGTGTGATAGAGGATGTGATATCACAACTAGATGTAGATCCAGAGCATGAGGATAAAGCTAATGAAGAGAAAAACGATAACCCAATCGAGAATGATGGACCACAAAATTCAGATGCCGCTCCCATTGACCGAAGTTTACAATCTGATAGAATACATGATTCAGAACATGAAGATGAAGGTAAGGAAGAGAAAAACGATAATCCAATTGACAATAAGGAGCCACAAAATTCAGATGCCACCCCTATTGACGGAAGTGTACAACCTGATAAACTAAGTGATTCTGCTGTTTTTAGGCACCCTAGGAATGCCGAGGAATCCAATCAACGCCCACTTTCATTTAATGGGATTGATAAGAAAGTTCTGAAAGATAGAGATACAGCTAGTCATGTGGATAAGGATGGAAATCGACAGAAGGGTCAATTAGTTGGTAGCAATCTTCTTCTTAAAAGTTCAGAAAAAATAGAAAAGGTAGATAAAATTCTATCGCACATTACTTCAAATACCTATGCTAGCTCTTACTATAATGAGAATTTGCATAAATATCATCCCTCGGAGATGCCTGCAGAATCACTAGATTCAGATGCAACTACTGCTCTTTTGCTCGAGTATATTCCAGAAGAAGGTCAGTGGAAACTCCTAGAACAACCAGGAAATAATGGAACTCCTGCTGGGAATGTTGAAAAAGAAGCTCAAACCAGCTCACCTACCAAAGGAGATGATAAAGTTATTGAACCATCGTATGTCATATTAGATACGGAAACGCAACAAGAACCAGTAGAAGAGTTTGAAACAAATTACAAAGAAGAAAAGATTGAAATTGATGAGAACGTATTAGTGGAGTTTATGCTATTTGTAGAGAAGATAATATTGGATGCCTTGAAGGTTGAAGTTGGTCGCAAGCTAGGTGCAGCAGGTACGGATGAATTTGAACCCGATCTTGCTAGAGATTTGGAACAAGTGGCAAATTCTGTGGCACTATCTGTTAGATATGATTTGAAGCATGCTTTGGTTTCGGACGGTAAATACCTTAGTGTTGATAGTATTTTGGAAAAAGTTGATACACTTAATGGAGAGCATATTATTGGGGCCATATCTTCTGCTATTCAGGAGACCAGTTACTTGAGAAAAGTAATGCCAGTTGGTGTCATCGTCGGTTCTAGTTTGGCTGCATTGAGAAAAAAATTCAATGTTGCTACACTGCATGATGACAACACTCTGAATTTTGATGAAGCTGAAAACATGGGAGAAAAGTATCTTGATAAGATTAAAGTTGCTGAGGCTCAGCATATGCCTTTGGAAAAAACTAAGAGTAATTGCCTGTCTGAGGATTTGGTCCCCGAGGAGGAGGAAAATGATGAACCAAACAATGGAAACAATGCGTCTGTCATGGTTGGTGCTGTTACTGCTGCCTTGGGGGCATCTGCCTTACTAGTGCAACAACAGGTAATGGTTAAATctcttagaattatgtatatgtACCTTGGGGCCATCTGCCTTACTTATTGTGCCACATGCTGAATAAAATCTTTGCTTATACCAGATTTTTAATTAGCTGTACTTGTTTATTTGCTTTATGCTGACATAAACATTAAATGTTTGTTCGTGTGAACATCTCTTTAAAGAAGAGTGTTTATTTCCTTCATGTCACTATACAGATATTCAACTGACAATTTTTGTTTCTACCATTTTTTCTATTCTATTATTGATTAGAACGTACAGGATCTTTTTGAATCTAATGGAAACGAAGTTGATTCATCCAAGTCCTCAAACGTGAATGCTGACAATCAAAAGAATACGATGTCAGAAAAACAGCAAAGTAACCTAGTAACCAGTCTAGCTGAGAAAGCCATGTCAGTTGCTAGTCCAGTGGTACCCACAAAGGAAGATGGTGGAGTGGATCAAGAAAGGTCTTACTGCATTACTAGTACATTTCTAAGATATATAGGCTTTTCCATTCTTTCATCTTTAAATTAATATGGTGTAATGTTTTGAACAGGCTGGTCTCAATGTTGGGAGATTTAAGTCAGAGAGGTGGCATTCTGAGGCTTGTAGGAAAGCTTGCTTTGTTATGGGGTGGTATACGTGGTGCCATGAGTTTGACTAATAAGCTTATTTCGGTTTTTCACATAGCTGAGCGTCCCTTGATCCAAAGGTGAAGTCAATGTCTAATGTTGCAGCAATGTTAGAGAACATTGTTCAAGTTCATTTGAACTACCTGCATTTTAAGACTTCTTtacctgttttttttttcttgtttaggGTTCTTGGGTTTGTGTGTATGGTGCTTGTTTTATGGTCACCAGTTGTTGTTCCACTGCTTCCAACTCTTGTCCAGGGTTGGACTACAAAAAACCCCATAAGAATTGCTGAGCTTGCTTGCGTAATTGGGCTCTACCTTGCTATTATGATACTTGTTATGCTATGGGGAAAAAGAATACGTGGGTACGAGAATCCATTTGAGCAGTATGGCCTGAATTTGACATCACTGTCACAGGTATGGATTGGATAAATTCTTCATATCTGATCACATCTATTTTTCTCAATCATTGTGAACTTCTGATATAACTGCACTTTGAATTTTTCTACACAATGATTGTCTCCTGCAAATGTGACAAGCTAGTAGTTATAAGAAAGAAACTTGATAGGCTTAAAGTTTGCGTGCTGTGAGAGGCAAATTATTGGTGGAACCATTTAAATGCTAATTTAACGTCTTGATATGGATATATATTATACTCACCTTCTTTGCTCAAATACAGTTATTCCTTCTGCTTGCAGATTCTAAACTTTTTAAAAGGCTTGGTTGGAGGAATTATGCTTGTATTATCAATACAAGCTGTGAACGCAGCACTTGGCTGTGTGAGTCTTTCTTGGCCTTATCCTCCATCTTCCTTTGATGTGATGACATGGCTCAAAGTGTACGGTCATATGCTTACGATGGTTGGTAAAGGCATTGTAACGGCAACTTGTATTGCCCTTGTGGAAGAATTGCTTTTCAGGTCGTGGTTACCTGAAGAAATAGCTGCTGATCTTGGACACCATAG
This genomic interval from Humulus lupulus chromosome 8, drHumLupu1.1, whole genome shotgun sequence contains the following:
- the LOC133797351 gene encoding uncharacterized protein LOC133797351 codes for the protein MTLSSNSNLGSVINFNRCDPYYFPSFFPLNPLQFREFRVFRRRRLKRCRNFLQRSQLGPIDDLFLTLTAQLPSPKTLEFLAPVIGLASGVALYASRFGYGRVPEGTDIGEWILFTSPTPFNRFVLLRCPSISFEGSELLEDVNEKLVKEDRHYVKLDSGRVLVHGGGRGLEEKLEYQRVCLSTDDGGVISLDWPANLDLKEEHGLDTTLLLIPGSAQGSMDINIRSFVCDALKRGCFPIVMNPRGCAGSPLTTARLFTAADSDDISTAIQYINKARPWTTLMGVGCGYGANMLTKYLAEVGEGTPLTAAACIDNPFDLEEATRSSHHMAVDNNLTTGLIDILRSNKAIFQGRSKGFNVEKALSAKSVRDFEKAISMVSYGFEAIEDFYSDSSTRNLIGDVKIPVLFIQNDNGSSPLFSIPRSSIAENPFTSLLLCSCLPSFGIYGGRSAITWCQQLTIEWLTAVELGLLKGRHPLLEDVDITINLSKGLNFKEGKATKNTKKVAKILDLSPSNSLNSYNTNPIHEIVEEGNTAASMILRPKKELQKKHEVEDKGLQNVENGALERTSSVKADTVEHEEVSSIDIENGEVLQTAQVIMNMLDVTMPGTLTEEKKKKVITAIGRGETMMTALQGAVPEDVREKLTAAVSGILHTQGTQQKLTDLLNVSRSPSASSGLKPNMDETSTSNGEGLSEDHLSSNQTKKVDTLLDSSANNQPGSQAPSGGMESELLQSDGSQKSVNLDQSQSVGSDGNNTNGSLKKETSDSGKSDIGEDSSTGQGVVSSEIVGKELETDPMANSSNHAEKQTEEANSEDHKDQNAKTVLVDEKEDNNAKTEEKSEPDQNKTTTSGVVSENVSPSVSSSESQSMEKEESDTQKKDIKLAPDPSQSAPESTAPTFSVSQAFDAITGMDDSTQVAVNSIFGVIEDVISQLDVDPEHEDKANEEKNDNPIENDGPQNSDAAPIDRSLQSDRIHDSEHEDEGKEEKNDNPIDNKEPQNSDATPIDGSVQPDKLSDSAVFRHPRNAEESNQRPLSFNGIDKKVLKDRDTASHVDKDGNRQKGQLVGSNLLLKSSEKIEKVDKILSHITSNTYASSYYNENLHKYHPSEMPAESLDSDATTALLLEYIPEEGQWKLLEQPGNNGTPAGNVEKEAQTSSPTKGDDKVIEPSYVILDTETQQEPVEEFETNYKEEKIEIDENVLVEFMLFVEKIILDALKVEVGRKLGAAGTDEFEPDLARDLEQVANSVALSVRYDLKHALVSDGKYLSVDSILEKVDTLNGEHIIGAISSAIQETSYLRKVMPVGVIVGSSLAALRKKFNVATLHDDNTLNFDEAENMGEKYLDKIKVAEAQHMPLEKTKSNCLSEDLVPEEEENDEPNNGNNASVMVGAVTAALGASALLVQQQNVQDLFESNGNEVDSSKSSNVNADNQKNTMSEKQQSNLVTSLAEKAMSVASPVVPTKEDGGVDQERLVSMLGDLSQRGGILRLVGKLALLWGGIRGAMSLTNKLISVFHIAERPLIQRVLGFVCMVLVLWSPVVVPLLPTLVQGWTTKNPIRIAELACVIGLYLAIMILVMLWGKRIRGYENPFEQYGLNLTSLSQILNFLKGLVGGIMLVLSIQAVNAALGCVSLSWPYPPSSFDVMTWLKVYGHMLTMVGKGIVTATCIALVEELLFRSWLPEEIAADLGHHRGYIISGLVFSLLQRSPWAVPGLWLLSLSLSGVRQKAQGCLSVPIGIRAGILASSFVLQTGGFLTYKPNFSLWLTGTQPFQPFSGLSGFAISLLMALILYPRQPMQTKSLKLQTLE